A portion of the Anas platyrhynchos isolate ZD024472 breed Pekin duck chromosome 26, IASCAAS_PekinDuck_T2T, whole genome shotgun sequence genome contains these proteins:
- the LOC139999529 gene encoding ubiquitin carboxyl-terminal hydrolase 42-like isoform X2 yields MCFQCVAETFSLSIRKKELSLVKIGAYLKIPEPRSCHLSLPIGQGRLHFSCKCIFQMSTMTVVKKPKSSKSKKPSSRRSGKSKKPSTKILMSRTANWGQIPPAEDSSQVSVAQGRGGAFYCRSSEKSKAFAPRDLIVNDGIAPPQSILFPPEKICMDWRETQSVGVGLYNLGNTCFLNATLQCLTYTPPLANYMLSLEHGQSCREQDFCMMCTMETHINQALRCTVDAIEPTHVISNLSRIGQHFRFGSQEDAHEFLRYTVDAMQEACLNGSTELDRSSQATTIIHQIFGGFLRSRVKCLNCKAVSDTYEAFLDIALDIKAVSSVTRALELFVKPEELGGENCYKCSECKKMVPASKRFTIHRSSKVLTISLKRFADFTGGKINKEVKYPEYLDLRAYMSQSMGEPVLYALYAVLVHHGVSCHSGHYICYVKAGNGLWYQMNDAKVVHTDIKRVLGQQAYILFYIRRYDLTLGERAFYLPAPSYPCSFPPGQQGANSKQAGFMGPRLLSHMIKNSSRLNGNGSIKEDAKTTGVTLKRPSSAPPMACVQNQTITRPSITDPSRKQKITTSIHNKLPARRTVSQPDCLSSAAEDEDLYQAVPSSTITNSMPGAMPSVNREVITESLTASQLNSLSEETSVADPPKSTGNDEYLAEYRFDDGGDKEKPRRSKESDLISKENVLYAKERGEKLRQTSSLKCDTECSSKKLSSSSIAERCQGRKDKTKNTEKEHYQSKREHAPSEEKESQKAGPSSKRRCSQSVEVVEQKRHKQEHWEGSRCRSFPGERNSPENGRRAVKYSKSRSGSGGRSEQGSNRYYRSKGERSWSRERYYRDEARRWERCSYSNDYYSPHATGDSRERKFSHGDAAFDKWTATYYGRSHKHYHYKSGWPHGSLLRDEDVRRFSTPRADLHRCSVSQQHSGRHSRERHALPPVSAHLENCRQKNETEGNRKRKCTRAEVPNASVKKEEKGEEKEEKRETPGK; encoded by the exons atgtgttttcagtgtgttgctgaaacattttctctttcaatccgaaaaaaggagctgtcactggtgaagatcggagcttatctgaaaatccctgagcccaggagctgtcacctTAGTCTTCCAATCGGACAAGGACGACTTCATTTCtcgtgtaaatgcatttttcag ATGTCAACAATGACCGTAGTTAAGAAGCCCAAATCTTCAAAGTCTAAAAAGCCCTCTTCAAGGCGGTCTGGCAAATCCAAGAAACCAAGTACTAAAATACTGATGTCACGCACCGCAAACTGGGGCCAGATACCGCCTGCAGAAGATTCAAGCCAAGTCTCTGTGGCCCAAGGACGTGGAGGTGCTTTTTACTGtagatcatctgaaaaatctaaggCTTTTGCCCCAAGAGATCTAA tcgttaatgatggaattgctccaccacagagcattctttttccacctgagaagatttgtatggattggcgagaaacacaaagtgttggAGTTGGCCTGTACAATCTTGGCAacacatgttttcttaatgctactCTACAGTGTTTGACCTACACACCCCCACTTGCCAATTACATGCTTTCTCTCGAGCACGGCCAGTCAT gtCGTGAACAAGATTTTTGCATGATGTGCACAATGGAGACTCACATTAACCAGGCCCTGCGTTGCACTGTTGATGCCATCGAGCCTACGCATGTTATCAGTAATCTCAGTC gaaTAGGACAACATTTCCGTTTTGGCAGTCAAGAAGACGCACACGAGTTCTTGCGCTATACTGTTGATGCTATGCAGGAAGCGTGCTTGAATGGAAGCACCGA attggacagatcttctcaagctaccaccatcattcatcaaatatttggaggatttctaagatcgagag tgaagtgcttgaattgcaaagcagtttcgGATACGTATGAGGCATTTCTTGATATCGCTTTGGATATAAAg GCGGTTTCATCTGTTACCAGAGCTCTGGAACTCTTTGTGAAACCTGAAGAGCTGGGTGGAGAGAATTGCTATAAATGTAGCGA gtgtAAAAAGATGGTTCCTGCATCCAAGAGATTTACCATACACCGTTCTTCCAAGGTTCTcacaatatcactgaaaagatttgcagatttcacaGGTGGAAAGATCAACAAG GAGGTGAAATACCCGGAGTATTTGGACCTGAGAGCCTACATGTCACAGTCAATGGGAGAACCAGTGCTCTATGCCTTATACGCGGTGCTGGTACATCACGGTGTCAGCTGTCACTCAGGACACTATATATGCTATGTAAAG GCTGGTAATGGACTTTGGTATCAGATGAATGATGCTAAAGTAGTCCATACTGACATTAAGAGAGTTCTTGGTCAGCAAgcttacatacttttttatatcag gcGCTATGATTTGACACTTGGAGAACGTGCGTTTTACTTGCCAGCACCATCTTATCCCTGTTCATTCCCTCCTGGTCAGCAGGGGGCTAATAGTAAGCAGGCTGGATTTATGGGACCACGACTTCTTTCTCATATGATTAAG aattcaagccgtttaaatggaaatggatccATAAAAGAGGACGCAAAGACCACTGGTGTCACCCTAAAAAGGCCATCTTCAGCACCACCAATGGcctgtgttcaaaaccagacaattaccaggccttcaattactgatccgtcaagaaaacagaagatcaccACCAGTATTCACAATAAATTGCCTGCTCGTCGGACTGTGTCACAGCCTGACTGTCTTAGCAGTGCTGCGGAGGATGAAGATCTCTACCAGGCTGTTCCTTCATCCACAATTACAAATTCg ATGCCTGGAGCTATGCCTTCAGTCAATCGAGAAGTCATCACGGAGTccctcacagccagccagctgaacagcttGTCAGAGGAAACGAG tgtcgcggaccctccgaaatctactgggaatgATGAATACCTCGCAGAGTACCGAtttgatgacggtggagacaaggagaaaccaagaagatcaaaagaaagtgacctcatttcaaaagaaaacgttttgtacgcCAAAGAGcgtggtgagaaattgcggcaaacttcctctctcaagtgtgacactgaatgtagctctaaaaagctttcctcctcatctattgcagagagatgccaaggtagaaaggacaagactaaaaacactgagaaagagcattaccaaagcaagagggaacatgctcctagtgaagagaaggagagtcaaaaagcaggtccttccagcaagaggaggtgttCTCAGAGCGTGGAAGTTGTTGAGCAAAAGcgtcacaagcaggagcactgggagggaagcaggtgcagatctttccctggtgaaagaaacagccctgagaatggcagaagagcagtcaaatattcaaagtccagatctggcagcggaggaagatcagaacaaggtagcaatagatattaccgatccaaaggggaaagaagttggagcagagaaagatactatcGAGATGAAGCACGGAGATGGGAAAGATGTAGCTATTCCAATGATTACTATTCACCTCATGCGACAggagacagtagagagagaaagttctctcacggcgatgcagcctttgacaaatggactgcaacttactacggcaggtcacataagcattatcattacaaaagtggatggcctcacggttccctcttgagagatgaagatgtacgtcgctttagcacaccccgagcagacttgcatcgttgctcggtatctcagcaacattctggaagacattctcgtgaaagacatgcgcttccacctgtgtcagctcatttggagaactgtcgccagaaaaatgaaacagaaggaaacagaaaaagaaaatgtacccgtgcagaag TGCCAAACGCAAGcgtaaaaaaagaagaaaaaggagaagaaaaagaagaaaaaagagaaacaccagGAAAGTGA
- the LOC139999529 gene encoding ubiquitin carboxyl-terminal hydrolase 42-like isoform X1, which translates to MCFQCVAETFSLSIRKKELSLVKIGAYLKIPEPRSCHLSLPIGQGRLHFSCKCIFQMSTMTVVKKPKSSKSKKPSSRRSGKSKKPSTKILMSRTANWGQIPPAEDSSQVSVAQGRGGAFYCRSSEKSKAFAPRDLIVNDGIAPPQSILFPPEKICMDWRETQSVGVGLYNLGNTCFLNATLQCLTYTPPLANYMLSLEHGQSCREQDFCMMCTMETHINQALRCTVDAIEPTHVISNLSRIGQHFRFGSQEDAHEFLRYTVDAMQEACLNGSTELDRSSQATTIIHQIFGGFLRSRVKCLNCKAVSDTYEAFLDIALDIKAVSSVTRALELFVKPEELGGENCYKCSECKKMVPASKRFTIHRSSKVLTISLKRFADFTGGKINKEVKYPEYLDLRAYMSQSMGEPVLYALYAVLVHHGVSCHSGHYICYVKAGNGLWYQMNDAKVVHTDIKRVLGQQAYILFYIRRYDLTLGERAFYLPAPSYPCSFPPGQQGANSKQAGFMGPRLLSHMIKNSSRLNGNGSIKEDAKTTGVTLKRPSSAPPMACVQNQTITRPSITDPSRKQKITTSIHNKLPARRTVSQPDCLSSAAEDEDLYQAVPSSTITNSMPGAMPSVNREVITESLTASQLNSLSEETSVADPPKSTGNDEYLAEYRFDDGGDKEKPRRSKESDLISKENVLYAKERGEKLRQTSSLKCDTECSSKKLSSSSIAERCQGRKDKTKNTEKEHYQSKREHAPSEEKESQKAGPSSKRRCSQSVEVVEQKRHKQEHWEGSRCRSFPGERNSPENGRRAVKYSKSRSGSGGRSEQGSNRYYRSKGERSWSRERYYRDEARRWERCSYSNDYYSPHATGDSRERKFSHGDAAFDKWTATYYGRSHKHYHYKSGWPHGSLLRDEDVRRFSTPRADLHRCSVSQQHSGRHSRERHALPPVSAHLENCRQKNETEGNRKRKCTRAEGSESEIERKDRKIEKELLGGEKNAKISQVLEEKEV; encoded by the exons atgtgttttcagtgtgttgctgaaacattttctctttcaatccgaaaaaaggagctgtcactggtgaagatcggagcttatctgaaaatccctgagcccaggagctgtcacctTAGTCTTCCAATCGGACAAGGACGACTTCATTTCtcgtgtaaatgcatttttcag ATGTCAACAATGACCGTAGTTAAGAAGCCCAAATCTTCAAAGTCTAAAAAGCCCTCTTCAAGGCGGTCTGGCAAATCCAAGAAACCAAGTACTAAAATACTGATGTCACGCACCGCAAACTGGGGCCAGATACCGCCTGCAGAAGATTCAAGCCAAGTCTCTGTGGCCCAAGGACGTGGAGGTGCTTTTTACTGtagatcatctgaaaaatctaaggCTTTTGCCCCAAGAGATCTAA tcgttaatgatggaattgctccaccacagagcattctttttccacctgagaagatttgtatggattggcgagaaacacaaagtgttggAGTTGGCCTGTACAATCTTGGCAacacatgttttcttaatgctactCTACAGTGTTTGACCTACACACCCCCACTTGCCAATTACATGCTTTCTCTCGAGCACGGCCAGTCAT gtCGTGAACAAGATTTTTGCATGATGTGCACAATGGAGACTCACATTAACCAGGCCCTGCGTTGCACTGTTGATGCCATCGAGCCTACGCATGTTATCAGTAATCTCAGTC gaaTAGGACAACATTTCCGTTTTGGCAGTCAAGAAGACGCACACGAGTTCTTGCGCTATACTGTTGATGCTATGCAGGAAGCGTGCTTGAATGGAAGCACCGA attggacagatcttctcaagctaccaccatcattcatcaaatatttggaggatttctaagatcgagag tgaagtgcttgaattgcaaagcagtttcgGATACGTATGAGGCATTTCTTGATATCGCTTTGGATATAAAg GCGGTTTCATCTGTTACCAGAGCTCTGGAACTCTTTGTGAAACCTGAAGAGCTGGGTGGAGAGAATTGCTATAAATGTAGCGA gtgtAAAAAGATGGTTCCTGCATCCAAGAGATTTACCATACACCGTTCTTCCAAGGTTCTcacaatatcactgaaaagatttgcagatttcacaGGTGGAAAGATCAACAAG GAGGTGAAATACCCGGAGTATTTGGACCTGAGAGCCTACATGTCACAGTCAATGGGAGAACCAGTGCTCTATGCCTTATACGCGGTGCTGGTACATCACGGTGTCAGCTGTCACTCAGGACACTATATATGCTATGTAAAG GCTGGTAATGGACTTTGGTATCAGATGAATGATGCTAAAGTAGTCCATACTGACATTAAGAGAGTTCTTGGTCAGCAAgcttacatacttttttatatcag gcGCTATGATTTGACACTTGGAGAACGTGCGTTTTACTTGCCAGCACCATCTTATCCCTGTTCATTCCCTCCTGGTCAGCAGGGGGCTAATAGTAAGCAGGCTGGATTTATGGGACCACGACTTCTTTCTCATATGATTAAG aattcaagccgtttaaatggaaatggatccATAAAAGAGGACGCAAAGACCACTGGTGTCACCCTAAAAAGGCCATCTTCAGCACCACCAATGGcctgtgttcaaaaccagacaattaccaggccttcaattactgatccgtcaagaaaacagaagatcaccACCAGTATTCACAATAAATTGCCTGCTCGTCGGACTGTGTCACAGCCTGACTGTCTTAGCAGTGCTGCGGAGGATGAAGATCTCTACCAGGCTGTTCCTTCATCCACAATTACAAATTCg ATGCCTGGAGCTATGCCTTCAGTCAATCGAGAAGTCATCACGGAGTccctcacagccagccagctgaacagcttGTCAGAGGAAACGAG tgtcgcggaccctccgaaatctactgggaatgATGAATACCTCGCAGAGTACCGAtttgatgacggtggagacaaggagaaaccaagaagatcaaaagaaagtgacctcatttcaaaagaaaacgttttgtacgcCAAAGAGcgtggtgagaaattgcggcaaacttcctctctcaagtgtgacactgaatgtagctctaaaaagctttcctcctcatctattgcagagagatgccaaggtagaaaggacaagactaaaaacactgagaaagagcattaccaaagcaagagggaacatgctcctagtgaagagaaggagagtcaaaaagcaggtccttccagcaagaggaggtgttCTCAGAGCGTGGAAGTTGTTGAGCAAAAGcgtcacaagcaggagcactgggagggaagcaggtgcagatctttccctggtgaaagaaacagccctgagaatggcagaagagcagtcaaatattcaaagtccagatctggcagcggaggaagatcagaacaaggtagcaatagatattaccgatccaaaggggaaagaagttggagcagagaaagatactatcGAGATGAAGCACGGAGATGGGAAAGATGTAGCTATTCCAATGATTACTATTCACCTCATGCGACAggagacagtagagagagaaagttctctcacggcgatgcagcctttgacaaatggactgcaacttactacggcaggtcacataagcattatcattacaaaagtggatggcctcacggttccctcttgagagatgaagatgtacgtcgctttagcacaccccgagcagacttgcatcgttgctcggtatctcagcaacattctggaagacattctcgtgaaagacatgcgcttccacctgtgtcagctcatttggagaactgtcgccagaaaaatgaaacagaaggaaacagaaaaagaaaatgtacccgtgcagaaggtagtgaaagtgaaatagaaaggaaagacagaaagatagaaaaggagcttttaggtggtgaaaaaaatgcaaaaatatcacaggttctagaagaaaaagaagtctaa
- the LOC139999529 gene encoding ubiquitin carboxyl-terminal hydrolase 42-like isoform X3, producing MSTMTVVKKPKSSKSKKPSSRRSGKSKKPSTKILMSRTANWGQIPPAEDSSQVSVAQGRGGAFYCRSSEKSKAFAPRDLIVNDGIAPPQSILFPPEKICMDWRETQSVGVGLYNLGNTCFLNATLQCLTYTPPLANYMLSLEHGQSCREQDFCMMCTMETHINQALRCTVDAIEPTHVISNLSRIGQHFRFGSQEDAHEFLRYTVDAMQEACLNGSTELDRSSQATTIIHQIFGGFLRSRVKCLNCKAVSDTYEAFLDIALDIKAVSSVTRALELFVKPEELGGENCYKCSECKKMVPASKRFTIHRSSKVLTISLKRFADFTGGKINKEVKYPEYLDLRAYMSQSMGEPVLYALYAVLVHHGVSCHSGHYICYVKAGNGLWYQMNDAKVVHTDIKRVLGQQAYILFYIRRYDLTLGERAFYLPAPSYPCSFPPGQQGANSKQAGFMGPRLLSHMIKNSSRLNGNGSIKEDAKTTGVTLKRPSSAPPMACVQNQTITRPSITDPSRKQKITTSIHNKLPARRTVSQPDCLSSAAEDEDLYQAVPSSTITNSMPGAMPSVNREVITESLTASQLNSLSEETSVADPPKSTGNDEYLAEYRFDDGGDKEKPRRSKESDLISKENVLYAKERGEKLRQTSSLKCDTECSSKKLSSSSIAERCQGRKDKTKNTEKEHYQSKREHAPSEEKESQKAGPSSKRRCSQSVEVVEQKRHKQEHWEGSRCRSFPGERNSPENGRRAVKYSKSRSGSGGRSEQGSNRYYRSKGERSWSRERYYRDEARRWERCSYSNDYYSPHATGDSRERKFSHGDAAFDKWTATYYGRSHKHYHYKSGWPHGSLLRDEDVRRFSTPRADLHRCSVSQQHSGRHSRERHALPPVSAHLENCRQKNETEGNRKRKCTRAEDFTICVSVRSTLTVPNASVKKEEKGEEKEEKRETPGK from the exons ATGTCAACAATGACCGTAGTTAAGAAGCCCAAATCTTCAAAGTCTAAAAAGCCCTCTTCAAGGCGGTCTGGCAAATCCAAGAAACCAAGTACTAAAATACTGATGTCACGCACCGCAAACTGGGGCCAGATACCGCCTGCAGAAGATTCAAGCCAAGTCTCTGTGGCCCAAGGACGTGGAGGTGCTTTTTACTGtagatcatctgaaaaatctaaggCTTTTGCCCCAAGAGATCTAA tcgttaatgatggaattgctccaccacagagcattctttttccacctgagaagatttgtatggattggcgagaaacacaaagtgttggAGTTGGCCTGTACAATCTTGGCAacacatgttttcttaatgctactCTACAGTGTTTGACCTACACACCCCCACTTGCCAATTACATGCTTTCTCTCGAGCACGGCCAGTCAT gtCGTGAACAAGATTTTTGCATGATGTGCACAATGGAGACTCACATTAACCAGGCCCTGCGTTGCACTGTTGATGCCATCGAGCCTACGCATGTTATCAGTAATCTCAGTC gaaTAGGACAACATTTCCGTTTTGGCAGTCAAGAAGACGCACACGAGTTCTTGCGCTATACTGTTGATGCTATGCAGGAAGCGTGCTTGAATGGAAGCACCGA attggacagatcttctcaagctaccaccatcattcatcaaatatttggaggatttctaagatcgagag tgaagtgcttgaattgcaaagcagtttcgGATACGTATGAGGCATTTCTTGATATCGCTTTGGATATAAAg GCGGTTTCATCTGTTACCAGAGCTCTGGAACTCTTTGTGAAACCTGAAGAGCTGGGTGGAGAGAATTGCTATAAATGTAGCGA gtgtAAAAAGATGGTTCCTGCATCCAAGAGATTTACCATACACCGTTCTTCCAAGGTTCTcacaatatcactgaaaagatttgcagatttcacaGGTGGAAAGATCAACAAG GAGGTGAAATACCCGGAGTATTTGGACCTGAGAGCCTACATGTCACAGTCAATGGGAGAACCAGTGCTCTATGCCTTATACGCGGTGCTGGTACATCACGGTGTCAGCTGTCACTCAGGACACTATATATGCTATGTAAAG GCTGGTAATGGACTTTGGTATCAGATGAATGATGCTAAAGTAGTCCATACTGACATTAAGAGAGTTCTTGGTCAGCAAgcttacatacttttttatatcag gcGCTATGATTTGACACTTGGAGAACGTGCGTTTTACTTGCCAGCACCATCTTATCCCTGTTCATTCCCTCCTGGTCAGCAGGGGGCTAATAGTAAGCAGGCTGGATTTATGGGACCACGACTTCTTTCTCATATGATTAAG aattcaagccgtttaaatggaaatggatccATAAAAGAGGACGCAAAGACCACTGGTGTCACCCTAAAAAGGCCATCTTCAGCACCACCAATGGcctgtgttcaaaaccagacaattaccaggccttcaattactgatccgtcaagaaaacagaagatcaccACCAGTATTCACAATAAATTGCCTGCTCGTCGGACTGTGTCACAGCCTGACTGTCTTAGCAGTGCTGCGGAGGATGAAGATCTCTACCAGGCTGTTCCTTCATCCACAATTACAAATTCg ATGCCTGGAGCTATGCCTTCAGTCAATCGAGAAGTCATCACGGAGTccctcacagccagccagctgaacagcttGTCAGAGGAAACGAG tgtcgcggaccctccgaaatctactgggaatgATGAATACCTCGCAGAGTACCGAtttgatgacggtggagacaaggagaaaccaagaagatcaaaagaaagtgacctcatttcaaaagaaaacgttttgtacgcCAAAGAGcgtggtgagaaattgcggcaaacttcctctctcaagtgtgacactgaatgtagctctaaaaagctttcctcctcatctattgcagagagatgccaaggtagaaaggacaagactaaaaacactgagaaagagcattaccaaagcaagagggaacatgctcctagtgaagagaaggagagtcaaaaagcaggtccttccagcaagaggaggtgttCTCAGAGCGTGGAAGTTGTTGAGCAAAAGcgtcacaagcaggagcactgggagggaagcaggtgcagatctttccctggtgaaagaaacagccctgagaatggcagaagagcagtcaaatattcaaagtccagatctggcagcggaggaagatcagaacaaggtagcaatagatattaccgatccaaaggggaaagaagttggagcagagaaagatactatcGAGATGAAGCACGGAGATGGGAAAGATGTAGCTATTCCAATGATTACTATTCACCTCATGCGACAggagacagtagagagagaaagttctctcacggcgatgcagcctttgacaaatggactgcaacttactacggcaggtcacataagcattatcattacaaaagtggatggcctcacggttccctcttgagagatgaagatgtacgtcgctttagcacaccccgagcagacttgcatcgttgctcggtatctcagcaacattctggaagacattctcgtgaaagacatgcgcttccacctgtgtcagctcatttggagaactgtcgccagaaaaatgaaacagaaggaaacagaaaaagaaaatgtacccgtgcagaag acttcacgatttgtgtttctgtgcgcTCCACTTTGACAGTGCCAAACGCAAGcgtaaaaaaagaagaaaaaggagaagaaaaagaagaaaaaagagaaacaccagGAAAGTGA